The window GAAGCAGCCGGTTACCGGGTCGAAACCGCAGGCAACGGTTTAGAAGCGTTGAACCGTATCCGGTCACAACCACCAGACCTGGTGATTCTCGACCTGATGTTACCCGGAATGGACGGTTTTGCGGTATGCGCAATGTTGAAGCACGACCAACGCTTTAGCCACATACCGATCGTCATCCTCTCGGCACGCTCTCAGGCACAGGACAAAAAAACCGGCGTTAGTCTCGGGGCTGATGCCTATTTAACAAAGCCATTTCAACCCCAGGAGTTACTGACCACCATCGAAAACCTTATTGAACCGAAAACCCCGGCTCATTCCGAACCCGGTGCGGAAAAACAATGAACGAAACAAAACTAAAAAAAATCCTCAATCAGCGTTTCGGGATACCCGACCCGGTGATCAACGAACTAAAACAGGAGGCATTACACAGCGGCTTGAAACTGGAAGAAGTCGCCCTGCGCCGGGGATTAATCCCAAACAAGGCAGCGCTCTACGAATCTTATGCGAACGAATTGAACATCCCCTACATTGACCTTGACCATTACACTCCAGACCCTCAGGCAATTGCCGCGCTTCCCGCGGAACTGGCACGCAAGTTTAAAGTTGTCCCCCTGTTGCAACTAAACAGCAACCTGATTGTCGCCACGGCAACGCCGGAAGACATCAGCCTGCTTGACGAACTCAATCGCCGCCTGCATCTCGAAATAAACCCGGCGCTATCATCTCCCGAAGCGATTGAAGCCGCAATTGACCGGTATTATCCCCAGGAAACACCCCGGGCTGAGATCGACACCGCCCTCATTGACCTTGAAGCCGAAGAGGCGCTGAATGTCTGTCGCCCTGACCAGGAAACGGTTTCCCTGGAAGAACTGGCAAATCAGGCACCGGTTGTCCGATTTGTCAACACCCTGCTCGAACAATCACTTGTCGAGCGCGCCTCGGACATCCACATCGAGCCCGAAGAAGACGCTTTGATTATCAGGGTCCGCATCGACGGTTTGCTTCAGGAAAGAGGTCGTTTTTCCTTAAACCTCCACCCCCTTGTTACCTCGCGGATAAAACTCCTTGCCGGTATGGACATCTCCGAGAAACGAAAGCCCCAGGATGGCCAGATGGAGTTCAGAAACAATTCCCGGCGGGTTGACATTCGGGTATCATCCTTCCCCACCATTTACGGCGAAAATTTAGTTCTCCGTTTACTTGACAAATCAAGCGGGCCCTTAAAGTTAACCGACATCGGAATGGATGAAACGCTAATACCCCAGTTCCAAAGATTAATCCATCAACCCCATGGCATCATCCTTGTCACCGGACCAACCGGCTCAGGCAAAAGCACCACCCTCTACGCCGTTCTCAACGAATTGAACACCCCGGAAAAAAATATCATAACCCTTGAAGACCCGGTTGAATACCGGTTGCCCGGTATCCGACAGTGTCAAATCAATGTCCGGGCTGGAGTAACCTTTGCCTCAGGATTACGCGCCATACTCCGTCAGAACCCGGACATAATTATGGTGGGCGAAATCCGCGACTTTGAAACTGCGGAAATCGCCTTTCAAGCGGCTCTTACCGGTCACCTCGTTCTCGCCACCCTGCACACCAACGATGCGCCCAGCGGTCTTACCAGAATGATTGATATGAAAGTTGAACCGTTTCTTATCGCCTCGAGCGTCATCGCCATCCTTGCCCAGCGCCTGGTGCGCAAGGTGTGTGACCGGTGTGCTGAAAGTTACAACCCGGAACCTGAACTCCTGAAAAGATTAAACATCGCACCGGAAACGACCTTCCGCCGGGGCAAAGGCTGTCCGGCCTGTGGTAACAGAGGTTACCGGGGCCGATTGGGAATTTTTGAACTCCTTCCGGTTCAACCGGAAATCCGCGCGCTGATAATGAGAAACCGCTCCAGCGAAGAAATCGCCGCCGTTGCGATTCGCAATGGAATGAAAACCCTGCGGCAGGACGGTATTGCGAAAGCCCTTGCCGGTTTAACAACACCGGAAGAAGTCCTCAGAGTCACTCAGGACATCTAAAAAAATGGGGGCACGAATTTCTGTGCCCCCATCGTAGATTACCGCGCTATTTACTTAACCCAGGGCAGGTAAGCAGAAAACTTCAACACCAGACCGAGCACGACAATTGAAACCATCGACTGCAACTTAAGGAGGATGTTCAATGACGGGCCTGCCGCATCCTTCAATGGGTCACCAACCGTGTCGCCGACAATACCCGCCTTATGCGCATCCGAACCCTTGCCGCCGTAGTTACCCTTCTCAATAAACTTCTTCGCGTTATCCCACGCACCACCAGTATTTGCCATAAAAACCGC is drawn from candidate division WOR-3 bacterium and contains these coding sequences:
- a CDS encoding response regulator, with product MAQTIERNKTVLVVDDEPDIRMILQARLEAAGYRVETAGNGLEALNRIRSQPPDLVILDLMLPGMDGFAVCAMLKHDQRFSHIPIVILSARSQAQDKKTGVSLGADAYLTKPFQPQELLTTIENLIEPKTPAHSEPGAEKQ
- a CDS encoding GspE/PulE family protein; amino-acid sequence: MNETKLKKILNQRFGIPDPVINELKQEALHSGLKLEEVALRRGLIPNKAALYESYANELNIPYIDLDHYTPDPQAIAALPAELARKFKVVPLLQLNSNLIVATATPEDISLLDELNRRLHLEINPALSSPEAIEAAIDRYYPQETPRAEIDTALIDLEAEEALNVCRPDQETVSLEELANQAPVVRFVNTLLEQSLVERASDIHIEPEEDALIIRVRIDGLLQERGRFSLNLHPLVTSRIKLLAGMDISEKRKPQDGQMEFRNNSRRVDIRVSSFPTIYGENLVLRLLDKSSGPLKLTDIGMDETLIPQFQRLIHQPHGIILVTGPTGSGKSTTLYAVLNELNTPEKNIITLEDPVEYRLPGIRQCQINVRAGVTFASGLRAILRQNPDIIMVGEIRDFETAEIAFQAALTGHLVLATLHTNDAPSGLTRMIDMKVEPFLIASSVIAILAQRLVRKVCDRCAESYNPEPELLKRLNIAPETTFRRGKGCPACGNRGYRGRLGIFELLPVQPEIRALIMRNRSSEEIAAVAIRNGMKTLRQDGIAKALAGLTTPEEVLRVTQDI